A region of Thermococcus argininiproducens DNA encodes the following proteins:
- the radB gene encoding DNA repair and recombination protein RadB has translation MLTTGSKALDELLGGGIDKGVLTQIYGPFATGKTTLAMQVGLLNMGKIAYIDTEGGFSPERLAKMAESRGMDANTVLQRFLIFEIFDFKEQRKTISRLKKIVNETFSMIIVDSITNHYRVEENKSAITVDLGKQLQVLLWLSRKYNLAVIVTNQVYFDSKQNTLKPIAEHTLGYKCKDIVRLEKLRPGLRIAILERHRFRPEGGIVYFKITDKGIEDVEKTKSSQTILE, from the coding sequence ATGCTAACTACTGGCAGTAAAGCCCTAGACGAGTTATTAGGGGGAGGTATAGATAAAGGAGTTCTAACACAGATATATGGACCATTTGCCACTGGAAAGACTACACTAGCAATGCAAGTAGGGCTTTTAAATATGGGAAAGATAGCATATATTGATACTGAAGGAGGCTTTTCTCCAGAAAGGTTAGCCAAAATGGCGGAGTCACGAGGTATGGATGCAAATACAGTTCTCCAAAGATTCCTGATATTTGAAATATTTGACTTCAAAGAGCAGAGGAAAACTATATCAAGGCTTAAGAAAATCGTTAACGAAACGTTTTCCATGATTATTGTTGACTCAATAACAAACCACTATAGAGTTGAAGAGAACAAAAGTGCTATAACAGTAGATTTAGGAAAACAACTCCAAGTGCTCCTATGGTTATCAAGAAAATACAATTTAGCAGTTATCGTAACCAACCAGGTGTATTTTGACTCAAAACAAAATACGCTAAAGCCGATAGCTGAACACACATTAGGGTACAAATGTAAGGATATAGTACGTTTAGAAAAATTGAGACCTGGTTTGAGAATAGCTATCTTGGAGAGACATAGGTTCAGGCCAGAAGGTGGAATTGTATATTTTAAAATAACAGATAAAGGAATAGAAGATGTGGAAAAAACTAAATCTTCTCAAACAATTCTTGAGTAA
- a CDS encoding class I SAM-dependent methyltransferase: protein MGFEEYYQAFRAYTDIYSKEYQKRIEELEPYLLKFMEKKGKVLDLACGVGGFSFLLEEYGFDIIGVDISEKMIEKARTYGNEKNSKVEFLIGNAMNLPFEDNIFDYVIFLGNTTTHFLPRELNRVFKEVRRVLKKEGLFLINFIDMRELLSRIQMGTVIGEKYWINKVVIDKEEKTALIEYRSDEITFRVRFVIWGSTTIDLLARMYFTPIETIKLDELSYLNIYKKK, encoded by the coding sequence ATGGGATTTGAAGAATACTATCAGGCATTTAGGGCATATACTGATATTTACTCAAAAGAATATCAAAAAAGAATAGAAGAACTCGAGCCCTATTTACTCAAATTCATGGAGAAGAAAGGAAAAGTTTTAGATTTGGCTTGCGGGGTCGGAGGATTTTCATTTCTTCTTGAAGAGTATGGATTCGATATAATCGGAGTGGATATCAGTGAAAAGATGATAGAGAAAGCCAGGACTTATGGAAATGAAAAGAACTCTAAAGTCGAATTCCTTATTGGGAATGCTATGAATCTTCCCTTTGAAGATAATATATTTGACTATGTAATATTTCTTGGAAACACAACGACACATTTTTTACCAAGAGAACTAAATAGGGTCTTCAAAGAAGTAAGGAGGGTCCTTAAAAAGGAAGGGCTCTTTTTAATAAACTTTATAGATATGAGAGAGCTACTCTCTCGAATCCAGATGGGGACTGTCATAGGAGAAAAATATTGGATTAATAAAGTCGTTATAGATAAAGAAGAGAAAACCGCCCTGATAGAATACAGAAGTGATGAAATCACTTTTCGAGTCAGATTTGTTATTTGGGGAAGTACAACTATAGATCTACTTGCAAGAATGTATTTCACTCCAATAGAGACCATTAAACTTGATGAACTTTCATATCTAAATATCTACAAGAAAAAATAA
- a CDS encoding ribose-phosphate diphosphokinase has product MKVILGSGAYHMAEEIKNKAEKFGKTVVEVEIKTFPDGEKYVRVLGDGEEALVIQSTFNPQNEHLIELLLLGDALKEKGFKHLKAVVPYLAYSRQDRVTKKGEPISVRAIMKMIGLYYDELYVFDLHNPKTLEFFPGKAVNLSPAKAIAKYFEDNLDNGLVLAPDKGALERAKAVADILGLDFSYFEKKRISPTEVQMTPVDVDVKGKNVLIVDDIISTGGTMIKAANILRNMGADKIFVVATHGVFAEGAIERVSAAVDELAVINTIPTPVSKISIVEDILGL; this is encoded by the coding sequence ATGAAAGTAATCTTAGGTAGTGGTGCATATCACATGGCAGAGGAAATTAAGAACAAAGCTGAGAAGTTTGGAAAAACTGTTGTTGAGGTAGAAATAAAAACTTTCCCTGATGGGGAGAAGTATGTTAGAGTGCTTGGAGACGGCGAAGAAGCTTTAGTTATACAATCGACCTTTAATCCTCAAAATGAACATCTAATTGAACTTTTGCTCCTAGGAGATGCACTTAAGGAAAAAGGATTCAAGCATCTTAAAGCTGTTGTCCCTTACTTAGCATACTCTAGGCAAGATAGAGTAACCAAGAAAGGTGAGCCCATAAGTGTTAGGGCAATCATGAAGATGATTGGACTTTATTATGATGAACTTTATGTGTTTGATCTCCACAATCCTAAAACACTGGAATTTTTCCCCGGCAAAGCTGTGAATTTGAGCCCTGCCAAAGCCATAGCCAAGTACTTTGAAGATAACCTTGACAACGGTTTAGTTCTTGCACCAGACAAGGGTGCATTAGAAAGAGCAAAAGCTGTTGCAGATATTTTGGGGTTGGACTTCAGTTATTTTGAAAAGAAACGCATCTCACCAACAGAAGTACAAATGACACCTGTGGATGTGGACGTTAAAGGCAAGAACGTGCTTATAGTAGATGATATTATAAGCACTGGTGGAACTATGATAAAAGCTGCAAATATTCTCAGAAACATGGGAGCAGATAAAATATTTGTTGTTGCTACACATGGAGTTTTTGCAGAGGGGGCCATTGAAAGAGTAAGCGCCGCTGTTGATGAACTTGCTGTTATAAACACAATTCCTACACCAGTCTCGAAAATAAGCATTGTTGAAGATATTTTGGGGCTTTAA
- a CDS encoding Rne/Rng family ribonuclease: MSTNSEVSVRIRGIYSTALTKLLLDEGFKISQPSQRIVERLNIEKAYDEFDVDIQDKRDSHGVVLVGTKVEEVKKVLEEKFLDVFFRKMPYQLYGIYKGMVVKRDDRYVYVDIGSAIGTLLIEEFPDAMEGDEVLVQVKKNNLLPHLSVLLTIPGDYAVLIPKPIGTQRHVKISRKIREQSERERLRILGLSVDLGEWGVLWRTAAAYKDWNLLRDELIKLSKIAEKLKDADKYSAPAKIVDGRDIYEVEFGGAAKAKLDDIRNTVVPTIEGHHKFKAYDPEFGFAVEIGEGILAKMPSQRKKVSEGFLETLVNNKGPKSGWLFRFEHVKPDGQIIKIGPGEILEVSLNPLKLKVKRYLKPGKFYDGLDVPIEHGDYAITEIEDGKWWFKHSYYDKEGNLKGEYYNICTPVEIYPDKARYVDLEVDIVKWPDGKKEIIDKEELKMHYEDGVISEKLYKAILRLTQELFEKI, from the coding sequence ATGTCTACAAACTCAGAGGTTTCGGTGAGGATTAGAGGAATATACAGTACTGCATTAACAAAACTGCTACTTGACGAAGGATTTAAAATAAGCCAGCCAAGTCAGAGAATCGTCGAAAGGTTAAACATTGAAAAAGCTTATGATGAATTTGATGTAGATATTCAGGACAAAAGAGATTCCCATGGTGTAGTTTTAGTTGGTACAAAAGTTGAGGAAGTTAAAAAAGTTCTTGAAGAGAAATTTTTGGATGTTTTTTTCAGAAAGATGCCATATCAGCTGTATGGCATATATAAAGGAATGGTGGTTAAGAGAGACGACAGATATGTCTATGTTGATATAGGAAGTGCCATTGGGACATTGCTAATTGAAGAATTCCCAGATGCTATGGAAGGAGACGAAGTGCTAGTTCAGGTAAAGAAAAACAACTTGCTTCCACATTTAAGCGTCCTTCTTACTATCCCAGGAGATTATGCAGTTCTTATTCCAAAGCCAATTGGTACACAGAGACACGTTAAAATTTCTAGGAAAATTAGGGAGCAGAGTGAGCGGGAGAGACTTAGAATACTTGGATTAAGTGTGGATTTAGGGGAATGGGGAGTTCTATGGAGGACAGCTGCAGCATACAAAGATTGGAATTTATTACGAGATGAGCTTATTAAACTTTCAAAAATCGCTGAAAAGCTTAAAGACGCAGATAAATACTCAGCTCCAGCAAAAATTGTAGATGGAAGGGATATATACGAAGTAGAATTTGGAGGAGCGGCTAAGGCAAAGCTTGACGATATTAGAAACACCGTGGTTCCCACAATAGAGGGCCACCATAAATTCAAGGCCTACGACCCCGAGTTTGGGTTTGCAGTTGAGATAGGAGAAGGAATTCTAGCTAAAATGCCATCTCAACGAAAAAAAGTTAGTGAAGGCTTTTTAGAGACGTTAGTTAATAATAAAGGTCCAAAGTCTGGATGGCTTTTTAGATTTGAACATGTAAAGCCAGATGGCCAAATAATTAAGATTGGGCCAGGAGAAATTTTAGAGGTCTCATTAAATCCACTCAAACTTAAGGTTAAGAGGTATCTAAAGCCAGGTAAGTTTTATGATGGGCTGGATGTACCAATAGAACACGGAGATTATGCAATAACAGAGATAGAGGATGGTAAATGGTGGTTCAAACACAGCTACTATGACAAAGAAGGGAATCTGAAAGGAGAATACTACAACATTTGTACTCCAGTTGAGATCTATCCAGACAAAGCCCGTTATGTTGATCTAGAAGTTGATATTGTCAAGTGGCCCGATGGAAAGAAGGAGATAATTGATAAAGAGGAACTAAAGATGCACTACGAAGATGGAGTGATAAGCGAAAAGTTATACAAGGCTATATTGAGGCTTACTCAAGAATTGTTTGAGAAGATTTAG
- the lysS gene encoding lysine--tRNA ligase has protein sequence MVHWADYMAEKIIREKGDKESYVVESGITPSGYVHIGNFRELFTTYIVGHALKDKGKKVRHIHMWDDYDRFRKVPKNVPKEWQEYLTMPVSEVPDPWGCHESYADHFRELFEEEVEKLGIAVDFLRASELYKSGEYANDVRIALEKRNKIMEILNKFRDMAKQPHLPEDWQPVQIYCPNCRKEAQFVEWDGEWKIKYRCIHCDREDVTDIRDGNVKLRWRVDWPMRWAHFNVDFEPAGKDHLAAGSGYETGIEIIKAVYGKEPPMPLMYEFVGIKGQKGKMSGSKGNVILLSDLYEVLEPGVIRFLYARHRPNKEIKIDLELGLLNLYDEFDKVERLYFGMEEAKNPEEGEELKRTYELSMPFIPERLIAQAPFRFLVVLVQMPHLDEDKIINVLKEQGHIPTDLGKEDLERIKLRIQLAKNWVEKYAPEGVKFELQEKLPTVEMSEDIKEALEELAEWIERKERFTVDELNTVIFDAAKKRGISSKKYFKVLYSLFIGKERGPRLAPFLASLDREFVIKRLRLES, from the coding sequence ATGGTTCATTGGGCTGATTATATGGCTGAGAAAATTATTCGAGAAAAGGGGGATAAAGAGTCCTATGTAGTTGAGAGTGGAATCACTCCTAGTGGTTATGTCCACATAGGAAACTTTAGAGAACTTTTCACCACTTATATAGTAGGTCACGCTTTAAAAGACAAAGGAAAGAAGGTTAGACATATTCATATGTGGGATGATTATGATAGGTTTAGAAAAGTCCCGAAAAACGTTCCCAAGGAATGGCAAGAGTATCTCACAATGCCTGTAAGTGAAGTTCCTGATCCTTGGGGATGTCATGAGAGTTATGCTGATCACTTTAGAGAGCTCTTTGAAGAAGAAGTAGAAAAGTTAGGCATTGCTGTGGATTTCCTAAGGGCGAGCGAACTTTACAAAAGTGGAGAATACGCTAATGATGTGAGGATAGCCCTTGAAAAGAGAAACAAGATTATGGAGATCTTAAATAAGTTTAGAGACATGGCAAAACAGCCCCATTTGCCTGAAGATTGGCAACCAGTTCAAATTTATTGTCCTAACTGCCGCAAAGAGGCTCAATTTGTCGAATGGGATGGCGAATGGAAGATAAAGTATAGATGTATACATTGTGACCGTGAAGATGTTACAGACATCAGAGACGGGAATGTTAAGCTCAGATGGAGGGTAGACTGGCCCATGAGATGGGCTCACTTTAATGTGGATTTTGAACCAGCTGGAAAGGATCACCTAGCAGCAGGTTCAGGATATGAAACGGGTATTGAGATAATAAAGGCAGTTTATGGAAAAGAACCTCCGATGCCGCTTATGTATGAGTTTGTAGGCATAAAAGGTCAAAAAGGTAAGATGAGTGGATCTAAGGGAAACGTTATATTGCTGAGCGATCTTTATGAAGTTCTAGAGCCGGGAGTAATAAGGTTCCTCTATGCGAGACATAGGCCGAACAAGGAAATAAAAATCGACCTCGAATTAGGTTTGTTAAATCTTTATGATGAATTTGATAAGGTCGAGAGGCTGTATTTTGGTATGGAAGAGGCTAAAAACCCTGAAGAAGGGGAAGAGCTTAAGAGGACTTATGAACTTTCAATGCCCTTTATTCCAGAGCGATTAATAGCGCAGGCACCTTTTAGGTTCCTCGTAGTGCTAGTTCAGATGCCCCATTTGGACGAGGATAAAATAATAAATGTGCTAAAGGAACAGGGTCATATTCCAACTGATCTGGGAAAAGAAGATCTAGAGAGAATAAAATTGAGGATACAGCTTGCTAAAAACTGGGTAGAGAAATATGCTCCTGAAGGAGTTAAATTTGAACTTCAAGAAAAATTGCCCACAGTAGAGATGAGTGAAGACATCAAAGAAGCTTTGGAAGAACTCGCAGAATGGATTGAAAGAAAGGAAAGATTTACAGTCGATGAGTTAAACACGGTTATCTTCGATGCTGCTAAAAAACGGGGAATTTCAAGTAAAAAATACTTTAAAGTGCTTTATAGTTTGTTTATAGGTAAAGAACGGGGTCCAAGATTAGCTCCATTCTTAGCGTCACTGGACAGGGAATTTGTCATTAAGAGGCTTAGACTCGAGTCTTAG
- a CDS encoding indolepyruvate oxidoreductase subunit beta has translation MEFNLIITGVGGQGGLTLSRIIGNAAMKEGYNVRIGETLGMSQRYGSVLSYLRFGEEVYSPLIEEGEADLMLALEPAEALRNARFLSGKSYAIVNAYPIHTATTLVGKEEYPDLNDVQKALKRICPVEMMDFQKEADKINPRTLGVLMLGYAYGRGLVPLRKESLIEGIKETLKAKLWEVNILALERGIELAR, from the coding sequence ATGGAGTTCAATTTAATCATAACCGGTGTTGGTGGTCAAGGGGGGCTTACACTTTCAAGAATCATTGGAAATGCCGCAATGAAAGAAGGTTATAATGTCAGAATTGGTGAAACTCTTGGAATGAGCCAGAGGTATGGAAGCGTGCTTAGTTATCTTCGTTTTGGAGAAGAGGTTTATTCTCCTCTAATTGAAGAAGGAGAAGCTGATTTAATGCTGGCCCTTGAACCTGCAGAGGCCTTAAGAAATGCTCGCTTTTTAAGTGGAAAAAGTTATGCAATAGTTAATGCATATCCTATTCACACAGCCACCACTTTGGTCGGGAAAGAGGAATATCCAGATCTGAATGACGTCCAGAAGGCCTTAAAAAGAATATGTCCTGTTGAAATGATGGATTTCCAAAAGGAGGCAGATAAAATTAATCCACGGACCCTTGGAGTTTTAATGCTTGGTTATGCTTACGGTAGGGGCTTGGTACCACTAAGGAAGGAGAGCCTCATTGAGGGTATTAAAGAAACATTGAAGGCTAAGCTGTGGGAAGTTAATATTCTAGCCTTAGAGAGGGGTATTGAACTGGCTAGATAA
- a CDS encoding magnesium-dependent phosphatase-1, which yields MKLLILDLDGTLWDHYDASRLTPPFKVNRNELVDSYGNKLRLFEGAREFLEWAKDRFLLSIASWNVEELVRPILEEFGIWHYFVFPKIENHPNKADMILRTLKQLQTIGYEINEVIYVDDRTLHLEEVKRAIPEIKFVHMWRDVKNFEELKFYLIERSWGEENGTFDS from the coding sequence ATGAAATTGTTGATTCTAGACCTTGATGGTACTTTGTGGGATCACTATGATGCATCTAGGTTGACCCCTCCATTTAAAGTCAATAGGAATGAATTAGTTGACTCTTATGGAAATAAATTGCGACTTTTTGAAGGAGCTAGGGAGTTTCTTGAATGGGCAAAAGACAGATTTCTCTTGAGTATTGCAAGCTGGAATGTAGAAGAATTGGTTCGACCTATTCTTGAAGAATTTGGTATTTGGCATTACTTTGTTTTTCCTAAAATTGAAAACCATCCAAATAAAGCCGATATGATACTTAGGACTCTCAAACAACTTCAAACCATTGGGTATGAGATAAATGAAGTAATCTATGTTGACGATAGGACTCTTCATCTAGAAGAAGTCAAAAGGGCAATTCCAGAGATAAAGTTTGTTCATATGTGGAGAGATGTAAAAAATTTTGAAGAACTTAAATTCTACCTCATAGAAAGAAGTTGGGGTGAGGAAAATGGAACTTTTGATAGTTAG
- a CDS encoding DUF1614 domain-containing protein — MRRYFFLPLTLPFLIFLVLLLPLLFILFASTITIAFQKLGLPLPVAFTLFWAALIGSFVNIPITEIRSYGPIVKVAKVSFFGVTYPVPYVDWGEQKTIVSINVGGALVPLSIVVYEVVRLLILDETFLLTRMIVAILVSAVVSKAFSRPVKGLGIAIPTFIPPLVAVILALSIGAYNKPLIAYTSGTMGVLIGADLLNWDKLKELSAPMVSIGGAGTFDGIFLAGIIAVLLV; from the coding sequence TTGAGAAGATATTTTTTCCTGCCTCTGACTTTGCCATTTTTAATTTTCCTGGTCTTGTTGTTACCTTTGTTATTCATACTCTTTGCTAGTACAATAACTATTGCTTTCCAGAAGCTGGGACTTCCTTTACCTGTAGCGTTTACTTTATTCTGGGCAGCTTTGATAGGAAGTTTTGTGAATATTCCAATTACAGAAATAAGGAGTTATGGTCCAATCGTAAAGGTGGCAAAAGTCTCTTTCTTTGGAGTTACGTATCCAGTTCCATATGTGGACTGGGGAGAGCAGAAGACTATTGTTAGTATAAACGTTGGTGGTGCACTCGTTCCTTTAAGTATTGTTGTGTATGAAGTAGTAAGACTTTTAATCCTTGATGAAACGTTCCTTCTCACTAGGATGATAGTGGCTATTTTGGTTTCTGCTGTGGTCAGTAAAGCTTTCTCTAGACCCGTGAAAGGCTTGGGAATAGCTATCCCAACCTTTATTCCACCTTTAGTTGCGGTAATACTTGCTCTTTCGATAGGTGCCTATAATAAACCCCTTATTGCATATACCAGTGGGACCATGGGTGTCTTAATAGGAGCCGATCTCTTAAATTGGGACAAACTCAAAGAACTCAGTGCTCCAATGGTGAGCATTGGAGGAGCGGGAACCTTTGATGGTATATTCTTAGCTGGTATTATAGCGGTTCTCTTAGTATGA
- a CDS encoding DUF366 family protein produces the protein MELLIVRDKRIDYDGSAIKSHWAYRNFGVLGNSIVIFRGKCNVKVEEMIDIEDLRQKKEIKSDDMVHYIIEVFEVPNVFLASVLQKLFIVRLCEVLEAYGIKTSRRGDDIYVNDKKLSISIATISPMSIKVHIGINVEAKGIPEEVTAIGLKELGINNIEEFMEASGKALVEEFLKAKKDSLKVRWAE, from the coding sequence ATGGAACTTTTGATAGTTAGGGATAAGAGGATTGATTATGACGGCTCTGCCATAAAGAGTCACTGGGCGTACAGGAACTTTGGAGTTCTAGGAAATTCAATAGTCATTTTCAGGGGAAAATGTAATGTCAAAGTTGAAGAGATGATCGATATTGAGGATCTCCGTCAGAAAAAGGAGATAAAAAGTGATGACATGGTCCATTATATAATAGAGGTTTTTGAGGTTCCAAATGTTTTCTTAGCGTCAGTCCTTCAGAAGCTCTTTATAGTAAGGCTCTGTGAAGTTTTGGAGGCATACGGAATAAAAACTTCCAGACGCGGCGATGACATTTACGTCAATGATAAGAAACTTAGTATTTCTATTGCTACAATCTCTCCGATGAGTATTAAAGTTCACATAGGGATAAACGTGGAAGCAAAAGGAATTCCAGAAGAAGTCACTGCAATAGGTCTAAAAGAGCTTGGAATAAATAACATTGAGGAATTTATGGAAGCAAGTGGAAAAGCGCTAGTGGAAGAATTCTTAAAGGCCAAAAAGGATAGTCTAAAAGTTAGATGGGCTGAATAG
- a CDS encoding metal-dependent transcriptional regulator produces MEISKREEEYLETMYILQKNKGIIRVKDISKKLGVRPPSVVDALKKLNEKGFIEYEKYDRILLTEKGVEVAKSTYQKHLLLMKFFTEILGIPPEIAEEDACQFEHYVHEITAERMKEFAKYIEEHCPYVLKQFLKESKEKS; encoded by the coding sequence GTGGAAATAAGTAAAAGGGAAGAGGAGTACTTGGAGACTATGTATATTCTTCAAAAGAATAAGGGGATAATTAGGGTAAAAGATATCTCAAAAAAACTCGGAGTAAGGCCTCCGAGTGTTGTTGATGCGCTCAAAAAGCTTAATGAGAAAGGATTTATTGAGTATGAAAAATATGATAGGATTTTACTAACTGAGAAGGGAGTAGAAGTTGCAAAATCTACCTACCAAAAGCATCTACTTTTAATGAAATTCTTCACCGAAATCCTTGGGATCCCCCCTGAGATAGCAGAAGAAGATGCATGCCAGTTTGAACATTATGTGCATGAAATAACAGCTGAGAGAATGAAAGAATTTGCCAAGTACATAGAGGAGCACTGTCCTTATGTGCTTAAGCAATTTCTGAAGGAGTCTAAAGAAAAAAGTTGA
- a CDS encoding MBL fold metallo-hydrolase, translated as MKIIWYGHACFWIETRGVKILIDPYEYVNDDAIDGIDYILVTHEHSDHYGKTPLLARLRDATVIGPKTVYLMAISDGITKVREIRGGEEIELENNVRVKAIFVEHPSSQYPLGYIISNGKKTIFHPGDTYYTPIFKNLRGEVDVLFVPISGRSTANVREAANIVEIMRPKITIPMHYGAYSEADPNKLINELREKRVWSLVKVLEIGKPFEI; from the coding sequence ATGAAGATTATTTGGTATGGACACGCGTGCTTTTGGATCGAAACAAGAGGGGTAAAAATCCTCATAGATCCTTATGAGTATGTAAATGATGATGCCATAGACGGCATTGACTACATCCTAGTAACTCATGAGCACAGTGATCACTATGGAAAGACTCCTCTCCTAGCAAGACTCAGAGATGCTACAGTGATTGGACCGAAAACCGTTTATTTGATGGCAATAAGCGATGGAATCACCAAAGTGAGGGAAATAAGAGGAGGAGAAGAGATAGAATTAGAAAACAATGTGAGAGTAAAAGCGATTTTTGTGGAGCATCCCTCCAGCCAATATCCTCTTGGTTACATTATTTCCAATGGAAAGAAAACTATCTTCCACCCTGGAGACACATATTATACCCCAATTTTCAAAAACTTGCGTGGAGAGGTTGATGTTCTTTTTGTTCCAATAAGTGGGAGATCAACAGCAAATGTGAGAGAAGCTGCAAATATTGTAGAAATCATGCGACCAAAGATTACAATACCTATGCATTATGGAGCCTACAGTGAGGCTGACCCAAACAAACTTATCAATGAACTCCGAGAGAAAAGGGTTTGGAGCCTAGTGAAAGTCTTAGAGATCGGCAAGCCTTTTGAGATTTAA
- a CDS encoding NCS2 family permease, with translation MSWFEEYFEFTEYRTNMKTEVLAGITTFMTMAYILFVNPAILSDAIGKEAFNSLVAVTALAAGISTIIMGLYAKKPFALAPGMGLNAYFAYSVVIGMGYDWRVALAAVFVEGILFIVLSVTKVRSAIIHAIPLSQKYAVGAGIGLFLTFIGLNDVGLLTAFVDESGVLKFTGFNVSALATKPIILFFFGLFLAGVLIALRIKGALLISIITTSILGWITGAAPWPDHIFSTPNISYTFLKLDLQGLLNVGAIGVVFAFFMVDFFDTLGTVTGLSAKAGFLTKEGKVPDAEKVLLTDAIGTTFGALLGTSTVTTYIESAAGIEEGGRTGMTALVTGLLFLAVGLFIAPLAQAIPAFATAPALVIVGYYMLSAIRGVDFDDASEAIPAFLVLITIPYTYSIADGIGMGFISYTILKLFSGRRKEIHPLMYILTLIFIGYFAYLGGVF, from the coding sequence ATGTCGTGGTTCGAAGAGTATTTTGAGTTCACTGAGTATAGAACAAATATGAAAACCGAAGTGCTCGCCGGTATTACAACGTTTATGACTATGGCATACATACTCTTTGTGAACCCAGCTATATTGAGCGATGCAATAGGTAAGGAAGCATTTAACTCACTTGTAGCTGTTACAGCATTAGCAGCAGGAATATCCACAATAATAATGGGACTCTATGCAAAGAAGCCTTTTGCATTAGCCCCAGGAATGGGCCTTAACGCTTATTTCGCATACAGCGTTGTTATTGGAATGGGTTATGATTGGAGAGTTGCCCTCGCAGCTGTTTTCGTTGAAGGTATACTCTTCATAGTACTAAGCGTCACAAAAGTAAGAAGCGCCATAATACACGCAATCCCCCTGAGTCAGAAATATGCCGTTGGAGCAGGTATAGGTCTTTTCTTGACATTTATAGGTCTCAACGATGTGGGCCTTTTAACGGCCTTTGTTGATGAAAGTGGTGTCTTAAAGTTCACTGGCTTTAATGTATCCGCACTTGCCACGAAGCCCATAATACTATTCTTCTTTGGACTATTCCTTGCGGGAGTCCTTATCGCCCTTAGAATTAAAGGAGCTTTATTGATCTCAATCATCACTACCAGTATACTTGGATGGATAACTGGTGCTGCACCCTGGCCAGACCATATCTTTTCAACACCAAACATAAGCTACACCTTCCTAAAGCTTGATCTCCAGGGACTTCTCAATGTGGGGGCTATTGGTGTAGTATTTGCCTTCTTTATGGTAGATTTCTTCGACACGCTTGGAACAGTCACAGGATTGAGTGCCAAAGCAGGATTTCTAACAAAAGAAGGAAAAGTACCAGATGCTGAAAAGGTACTTTTAACTGATGCAATAGGTACGACTTTTGGAGCGTTGCTTGGCACTTCAACGGTTACTACATACATAGAAAGTGCGGCTGGTATAGAAGAAGGTGGAAGAACAGGAATGACAGCCCTCGTTACAGGCCTTTTGTTTCTAGCAGTAGGATTATTCATAGCCCCACTTGCCCAAGCTATCCCTGCATTTGCAACAGCCCCAGCTCTTGTTATAGTGGGTTACTACATGCTAAGTGCAATAAGAGGGGTAGACTTTGACGACGCAAGTGAAGCTATTCCAGCATTCCTAGTACTCATAACCATACCTTACACTTACTCAATTGCAGATGGAATAGGAATGGGCTTCATAAGCTACACCATACTTAAGCTCTTCAGTGGCCGTAGAAAAGAAATACACCCACTCATGTACATATTAACCTTGATCTTCATAGGATACTTTGCATATTTAGGAGGGGTCTTCTGA